CGTCACGTCGTCGAAGGGGACCGTGATCGGTGCGTCCGGTTTGTGGACGCAGACCTCGACCTCCTGGACCTCTTCGTGCTTCAGACAGGCCTGCGCGATGCGCTCCGCGAGCGTTTCGATGAGGTTGACGGGCTCGCCCTGGACGACGGCCACCACCTCCTCCGCCACGATTCCGTAGTGCGCGGTCTTCGACAGGTCGTCGTCGGCGGCGGCCGGCCGGGTGTCCAGTCCGAGGACGAGGTCCACGACGAAGGTCTGGCCCTTCTCGCGTTCCTCGGGGAACACACCGTGGTGCCCGCGGGCCTTCAGGCCGCGCAGCGCGACACGATCCACGCGAATCACTCCTGCAATCGTCGGTGACGGCCGGTTCGTGTCGTGTGCGGACGGCACACCGGCCTCGAACGAATCTACCTGCGGGCACTGACAGGGCCGGGCCACGGGGGCGCCGGCCCGAGCCGGGGCCAGAGGTTTCATCGGGTGTTTCCCCTGGGGAACCCGGTGGCTCACGGGTTGGTAGCCGCCCCTACCCGGGGGTCCGTGATTCCAACCACTTCTTGGTCCCCGCGGGGGGCGCCTACCCACTCAGGAGGGGGTGCCGTCCGGTTCGTCCCCGTCGTTTTCGGCCAGAACGGGGGAGGCGTGGTGGGACCAGAGTTTCCAGCCGGACGGGGTGCGGCGGAACACGTTGGTCGCGACCACCAGCTGGCCGACGAGCGGGCCGAGCTCCTCGCCGCCCTCGGGGGCGGGGCCGCCGCTGAGGATGTTCTCGGTGCAGTTCACGAGGGCGGTGTCGCCGGTGACGGAGACGTGCACGTCGGTGAGGAAGAACTGGATGTAGTCGGTGTTCGCCATGATCAGCGCGTACGACCGGAGGACCTCGCCGCGGCCGGTGAGCACGGGCCAGCCGGGGTGCACGCAGGAGATCACGCCGCTGTCGGCCGGATCGTGGTACTCCTCGTCGACGCCGAGGTCGGCCGGGGTGAGCCAGAGGGAGGTCAGTTCCTCGAAGTCGCCGCGCTCCATCGCCTCGTAGTAGGTGGTGTTGGCGGCTTCCACCTGCTCGACGTCGGTGTGGGGGGCGCTCACTGGTCGCCTTCGGGGGAGTGGGTTTCCGGGGTGCTCGCCGCGGCGGTGCGCGCCTGGCTCGCGTGCGCTGTTCCCCGCGCACGGTCCGATGTGCGCGCGCCCTCCACGGCGCGTGCGACCCGTACGGCGTCCGCCGTCGCGCGCACCTCGTGCACGCGCACCGCCCACGCGCCGGCCTGCGCCGCGAGGGCGGAGACGGCGGCCGTCGCGGCATCGCGCTCGCGGGCGGGGGGCGGGGCGCTCCCGGGGCCGGCGAGGACGCGGCCGAGGAAGCGCTTGCGGGAGGCGGCGACGAGGAGAGGGTGGCCGAGGGCGAGCAGTCGGTCGAGGTGGGCGAGGAGGACGAGGTCGTGCTCGGCGTCCTTGGAGAAGCCGAGGCCGGGGTCGACGACGACGCGGTCGGGGGCGATACCGCCGGCGAGGACGGCCTCCACGCGCGCGTGGAGTTCGTCGACGACTTCCGCGACGACGTCGGCGTAGACGCCCTTGACGTTGCCGCCCTCCAGGAAGCCGCGCCAGTGCATGACGACGAAGGGGGCGCCGGAGTCGGCGACGACGGGAATCATCGCGGGGTCGGCGAGGCCGCCGCTGACGTCGTTGACGAGACGGGCGCCGGCGGCGAGGGCCTGTGCGGCGACCGAGGCGCGCATGGTGTCCACGGAGATGGTGACGCCCTCGGCGGCCAGGCCGCGGACCACGGGGATGACGCGCTTGAGCTCCTCGGCCTCGTCGACGCGGGTGGCGCCGGGGCGGGTGGACTCACCGCCGACGTCGACGAGGTCGGCGCCCTCCTCGACCAGGGCGAGGCCGTGCTTGACGGCGGCCGTCGTGTCGAACCAGCGGCCGCCGTCGGAGAAGGAGTCGGGGGTGACGTTGACGACTCCCATGACCGCGCAGCGGTCCCATTCCGGCAGCCCGACGACGCGCCCGCGTCCGCTCTGCTTGCTCATGCGTTCAGCCTAGGCCCAGGAAGGAGCCGCAAGGCCGCCCGGCCCGGAGAGCGGGGGCCGCCCGCCGCGTCCCGGGCCGCCCGAGGTCACGCCGCGCGGACGTCTCGTTCCGCGACGGCGTGGGCACACGCGCGTGCGGTGGTCCGGCGGCGGCGCAGGAAGCGCGGCAGGGGGAGGCCGAGGTTGACGAAGCCCTCGGCCTGCATGGCGGCGAAGCCGATGCGGGGAAGGTCGCCGGAGGCGCGGTAGACGACGAACCGGGGCTCCCAGCGGGGCTGGAACTTCGCGTTGAACTTGTACAGGGACTCGATCTGGAACCAGCGGGAGAGGAAGACCAGCAGCCCGCGCCAGGCGCGCAGCACCGGACCCGCGCCGATCTTCTCGCCGCGCGCGAGGGCGGCGCGGAACATGGCGAAGTTCAGCGACACGCGCGCGATGCCGAGCCTCGGCGCGGCCTGGAGCGCGGCCACGATGAGCAGTTCGTTCATGCCGGGGTCGGCGGAGCGGTCGCGGCGCATCAGGTCCAGGGAGACGCCGTCGCTGCCCCAGGGGACGAAGTGCAGGATCGCCTTCAGGTCGCCGTACTCACCCGGTACGGCGTCCGCCTTGTGGGCGGTGGCGATCAGGCAGTCCCCGTCGGTGGCGTCGCCGATGCGGCCCAGCGCCATGGAGAAGCCGCGCTCGGTGTCGGTGCCGCGCCAGTCGTCGGCGGCGCGGCGGATGCGCTCGAGTTCGGCGTCGCCGAGGTCACGGACGCGCCGGACCCGAGTCTCGTAACCGGCGCGTTCGATGCGCTTGACCATCTGGCGCACGTTGCGCATCGCGCGCCCGGCGAGGGAGAAATCCGCGACGTCCACCACCGCCTCGTCGCCCAGTTCCAGGGCGTCCAGGCCGGTCTCGCGGGTCCAGACCTCGCCGCCGGTCTCCGAGCAGCCCATGACGGCGGGCGTCCAGGAGTGGACCTTCGCCTCGTCCATGAAGCGCTCGATGGCGCCCGGCCAGGCCTCGACGTCGCCGATGGGATCGCCGCTGGCGAGCATCACGCCGGAGACGACGCGGTAGGTCACCGCGGCCTTGCCGCTGGGGGAGAAGACGACGGCCTTGTCGCGGCGCAGGGCGAAGTGGCCGAGGGAGTCGCGGCCGCCGTGCCTGTCCAGGAGGACCCTGAGACGGGCCTCGTCGTCCTCGGTGAGTTGCGCGGCGGGGTGTTCGGGACGGAAGGCCAGGTAGATCGTCGTGATCGCCGTGAGCAGGCCCAGGGCGCCGAGGGAGAAGGCGACCGTCCAGGAGGTGTTGCCCTGGTAGTCGACGGGGCCCTCGAAGCCGAACAGGCCGTACAGGACGTGGGTGATGCGGTCGGCCAGGCTCGGGTCGCCGACGAGCGTCTTCGGGTGGACGCTGACGATGACCAGCCCGAGTGCGAGCGAACCGGCGCCCATGAGGACGAAGTTGGCGAGCGCGCGCCACCGGCTGCGCGGGTCGGGCAGCGCCCTGAACTGGTCGCGGTGGATCAGCAGCGGCGCGAGCAGGGCGAGCGAGATGAGCGCGCCCACCGGGGAGTGGCGGTACGTGAACTGCGCGACCGCGCCGGCCGGCAGCAGGGCCACGGCGGCCCGCCAGGCCCGCCGCTTGCGACGCCTGAGCCCGTGGGCGAGCAGGAGCAGCAGCACGCCCGTGCTCAGGGAGAGCGCCGCGGCGAACGGGCCGAGCGCGCCGGGGAGCACCTCGGCCATGGTGTGCATACGGCTGTGCCGGAAGCGCGGGAAGACGCCCGCGGCGATGTCCATCAGGCCCACGATCGCGCAGGCTCTGGCGACCAGGACGGGGACGGCCTCGGGGCGTGGGCCGCGCGGCGCGTGCCGTGCCCACAGTGATCGGTTCGGAACCCCGCCCGACATTTCCACATCTGTCCTGACAGACATCGCATCCCGTAGTTCTGCGAGAGAGCTTGGATCCGGGCCCGCATCGGGCATCCGGCGACATTGCGCCCTCTAGGACGGTGTCTTCGAGGGAGAGGTTCACTCGCTTCCTCAAAGCCGGTCCAAAGGCCGGGGAAAGGGCCGGACAAGCCTTCGCGAAGATCCGCGGGTACGCCGGCACGGGGAGAAAGCGCAGGCAGGAAACCAACCATGGGTCTCACGGGCAACAACGTGCTGGTGCTGGCGGTCGGGTCGGCGGTGCTGCTGTTCGTCGGCACGGTGTGGCTGTGGCCACGGCTGTCGCGGCGGAGCTGGCGGGCCGTCGGCGGGCGGGTGGGTCTGCTGCTCGCGACCCAGCTGGCGCTCTTCGCGGCGGTCGGGCTCGCCGCCAACCAGGCCTTCGGGTTCTACGCCAGCTGGGCCGACCTGTTCGGGCAGGAGGACGAGCAGGGGGTGGTCGTCGACCACACGCCGAACGGCGGCTCGGGGGGCCCGCTCCGGGTGACGGACATACGGCGGGTCAAGGAGACGGGCAGTGCGCGGCCGCGGAACGGCGGTCAGATCCAGAAGGTCGCCATTGTCGGCCGTACGACGCACATCGCCACGTCCGCCTTCGTCTATCTGCCGCCGGAGTACTTCCAGCCGCAGTACCGCGCGCGGACGTTTCCCGCCGCCGTGGTTCTCACCGGATATCCGGGCACCGCGCAGGCGCTGGTCGACAAACTCAACTATCCGAGCACGGCCTTGGACCTCGCCAAGGACGGCCGTATGCAGCCGATGATCCTGGTGATGATGCGGCCGACGGTGGCGCCGCCGCGGGACACGGAGTGCGTCGACGTTCCGGACGGACCCCGGACGGAGTCGTTCTTCGCCAAGGACCTGCCTGACGCCGTTCTCGCGCATTACAGGGTGGGGAGGAAGCCGGGCAGCTGGGGTGTCATCGGCGACTCCACGGGCGGCTATTGCGCGCTGAAGCTCGCCATGCACCACCCCGAGGTGTACGCGGCGGGCGCGGGCCTCTCGCCGTACTACAACGCGCCGAGCGACCCCACCACCGGCGATCTCTTCCAGGGCGACAAGGGGCTGCGCGATCGCGCGAACCTGTTCTGGTACCTCAAGCACATGCCCGCGCCCGACACTTCACTGCTCGTCAGCAGCAGCAAGATCGGTGAGGCGAACTACAAGGACACGCTGAAGTTCATCGACCGCGTGAAGGCGACGAACCGGACGCGCGTCTCCTCGATCATCCTCGAAAGCGGCGGACACAACTTCAACACCTGGCGGCGGGAGATTCCGGCGACGCTGCAGTGGATCAGCGGGCGGTTGAGCGACCGGTGACAAATGATCTTGCGGTCGGGCCGGTGGATCGTGTCCCTGTTGTCGAATTCGGTGGCGGGTCTGATTCCTGATGTCGTGTGAAGGCTGCGGGATGGCTGTGTTTTTACGGGCCGGGGCACCACGATTCGCCTACGCGCGGTAAGTTTCTGGCCATGCCACGTGGACGTCACCGCCATTCCCCGCCCTTGCACAGGCTGCTTCCCCCGTCGGCGATCGCAGGCGTCTCCGTCGTCTGCGCCTTCGGCCCCTGGGCGTTCTCGCAGCCGGCCGTGCTGCGTGTCGTCGCCGCGGTCGCCGCGGCGACCGCGGTCGTCGGTGCGGCCGTCATGCGCCGCTGGGACACGCAGGCCGGCAAGCAGGTCGCCGACCTCATACGCGCGCGTGCGGGCGACGAATGGCGCTTCGAGGAACGGGTCGCCGAACTGGAGACCGACCTCGAGGAGTCGCGCGAGCTGCGCGGCAAGCTGGAGCAGCGGCTGCGGGCCAAGCGCACGGAACTGGCGGGTCTGCGCAACGAGCACGCGGCCCTGCTGCGCCGGTACGCCACGGCGGAGACCGAGCGGGCGAGCGCCCTGGAGGGCCGCCGGCTGCTCGAGATAGAGGCCACGGCACCGGTACCGGCGCGCGCGCTGCCGCCCGTGCCGGTCGCCGTCGAGGAGGCCGACGCTGTGGCTGCGCCGGCCGAGGACGAAGCGGTGGAGACCGAGGACGAGGCCGTGGAGAGCGCCGAGGGCGCCGAGGCCGCTGAGGGTGCCGAGGCCGTCGACGACGAGCCGGACGCGCCCGCGATCTTCTCGCCGGAGGGCTCCCAGCTGTTCCTGCGGGCGAAGGCCGCGCTGTCGCGGTTCGACGGCGCCGAGGGTGCCACCAAGGACGACGCTCCCGAGGCCCCGGCCGAGGAGGGCTCGACGAAGGACAGCTCGGCCAAGGACGACGGTTCCCCCAAGGACGACGGCTCCCCGGACGGCGACGGCGGTCCGAAGGGCGACGGCCCCGCGAAGGACGTTCCGGCGCAGGCCGGTCCCGTCACCGCACAGGTGGTCACCTCCGGTGACTCCGAAGCGGAGGCCGCGCAGGGGCAGCCCGCGGCGGTCGACGGGCATACGCGCGCGGCCGCCGTCACCACCACGCCGGCCAAGCCGGTCCAGCCCGCGCAGCAGCCCTCCGGGCACTTCGTCGCACCGACCGCGGTGGCCGTCGCGCCGACCGCGCCCGCGCGGCGTGCCGCCGTCGAGGGCGGCTTCGACTTCTTCGGCATGCAGAAGGCGTCCGCCGAGCTGGAGTCGGTGCAGAACGAGGACCTCGCCGACGTGGTCGGCCAGGAGGCGCTCGCCCTCCACAAGGCCGAGTCCGAGGCGGAGTTCAAGCCCGCGGACGAGGCGTCCCGGGGCATCGGCCAGGTCATCGACCTGACGGCGCACGACGAGACCGAGCAGATCGATGTGCAGGGGCTGCGGAGCGCGGTTTCCTGAACGACGTGTCGACGAGAGCCGCGCGGACTCCCGAGGGGGCCGCGCGGCTCTCGTCGTTCTCCGGCGCGGTCCGGTCAGGCCATCCACCGGTCGGGCCGGGCGTCCCGCCGCCCCGTCCGTGACCTCTCCGCCTGCGCCCGCAGCAGCTCCGCGGCCTCCTCCACGTCCCGCAGCCGCGCTGTGACGGTCTTGTTGGCCCCCGTGTCCACATGGACCGCGGCGAGCCGCCAGAGACGCTGCCAGGGCCCCTGGGCGAGCCGTACGCTCTGGACCTTCGCGTGCGGGACCAGGGCGAGGCTGCGGCGCAGCAGGCCATGCCGGGACGCGAACACCGCGTCGGTGACGGCGAGTCCGTAGCCCCGCCACCACACCGGCACACACCGCCCGGCGCGCCGCGGGGGCCGGGACAGCGCCGACGCGGGCGGTACGACCACGCCGGGCAACACGCGCGCGACGATCGCCTCGGCGACCTCGCGCGGAGCGACGGGCACCAGTACGGAGTTGGACGACCCGGCCACGTCCAGCTCGACCCGCACCCAGCCGCGCCGCCGCCACAGCAGCGGCTCCACGATCCGTACGGTCTGCACGCGCCCCGGCGGCACCGTCTCGTGGGTGCGGTCCAGGAGCCCGTGGTCGATCCGCAGTCCGTCGGGCGACTCGCCCACGGTCCAGTCGTACTCGCCGACGAAGCGCCCCACGCTGCTCGCGCCCGCCGCGCCGAGCAGCGGGACGCCGGTCGCGAGGACCGTCCACAGGCTGTGGGTGGCGAACCACAGCACGGGCGGTACGACGAGGGCGGCGGCCAGCGTGGCCCAGGTGGCGCCGGTCAGGACGAGGGCGATCGCGAGGTCGCGCGGGGGTGTGCGCAGCAACTCGCGCGCCGGGGCCTCGCCGACCTCGTGCGCCGTCTCGGGTGCGAACCCGGCGGCGCGTGCGAGGAGTTCCGCGCGCAGCTCCCGCGCCTCGCGCTCCCCCAGGAAAGCCAGTTCGTCCTTCTTGTCGGTGCCTATGACGTCGAGTTTGAGTTTGGCGACGCCCGCCACGCGCGCGAGGAGCGGCTGGGTGACGTCGATCGCCTGGATGCGTTCCAGCCGGATGTGCGCGGTGCGTCGGAACACCAGGCCGGTACGGATGCGCAGTTCGGCCTCGGTGACCGCGAAGTGCGTGTACCACCAGGTGAGGAAGCCGTAGAGGGCGGCGGCGGGGACGAAGAGGGCGAGGACGATCAGCAGGACCGTGGGCGTCAGCCGGGTCAGCTGGCGCTGGGTCTGGTCGGGGTCGTGCACCGCCCACCCGATGAGCACCGCGACGGGCGCCCACGCCCGTCTGAGCGGGGTCACCGGATGCAGCCGCCGCTCGGTCACGGGCGGCTTCCGCCGTACGGCGTCGTCGATGCCCGGCGTCGTCACAGGCCCGCCGATCGTGCCTGGCCGAGCTCGGTGAGCCGGTCGCGCAGCCGTTCCGCCTCGGCCGGCTCCAGGCCCGGGATGGTCGCGTCGGTCGCCGCGGCCGCCGTGTGCAACTGCACGCTGGACAGCCCGAAGTGCCGCTCCACGGGCCCGGAGGTGACCTCGACCAGCTGCATCCGGCCGTACGGCACGACGGTCTCCTCGCGCCACA
Above is a window of Streptomyces sp. NBC_00490 DNA encoding:
- the folB gene encoding dihydroneopterin aldolase, encoding MDRVALRGLKARGHHGVFPEEREKGQTFVVDLVLGLDTRPAAADDDLSKTAHYGIVAEEVVAVVQGEPVNLIETLAERIAQACLKHEEVQEVEVCVHKPDAPITVPFDDVTITITRSRV
- a CDS encoding nuclear transport factor 2 family protein; the encoded protein is MSAPHTDVEQVEAANTTYYEAMERGDFEELTSLWLTPADLGVDEEYHDPADSGVISCVHPGWPVLTGRGEVLRSYALIMANTDYIQFFLTDVHVSVTGDTALVNCTENILSGGPAPEGGEELGPLVGQLVVATNVFRRTPSGWKLWSHHASPVLAENDGDEPDGTPS
- the folP gene encoding dihydropteroate synthase, giving the protein MSKQSGRGRVVGLPEWDRCAVMGVVNVTPDSFSDGGRWFDTTAAVKHGLALVEEGADLVDVGGESTRPGATRVDEAEELKRVIPVVRGLAAEGVTISVDTMRASVAAQALAAGARLVNDVSGGLADPAMIPVVADSGAPFVVMHWRGFLEGGNVKGVYADVVAEVVDELHARVEAVLAGGIAPDRVVVDPGLGFSKDAEHDLVLLAHLDRLLALGHPLLVAASRKRFLGRVLAGPGSAPPPARERDAATAAVSALAAQAGAWAVRVHEVRATADAVRVARAVEGARTSDRARGTAHASQARTAAASTPETHSPEGDQ
- a CDS encoding phosphatidylglycerol lysyltransferase domain-containing protein, coding for MSGGVPNRSLWARHAPRGPRPEAVPVLVARACAIVGLMDIAAGVFPRFRHSRMHTMAEVLPGALGPFAAALSLSTGVLLLLLAHGLRRRKRRAWRAAVALLPAGAVAQFTYRHSPVGALISLALLAPLLIHRDQFRALPDPRSRWRALANFVLMGAGSLALGLVIVSVHPKTLVGDPSLADRITHVLYGLFGFEGPVDYQGNTSWTVAFSLGALGLLTAITTIYLAFRPEHPAAQLTEDDEARLRVLLDRHGGRDSLGHFALRRDKAVVFSPSGKAAVTYRVVSGVMLASGDPIGDVEAWPGAIERFMDEAKVHSWTPAVMGCSETGGEVWTRETGLDALELGDEAVVDVADFSLAGRAMRNVRQMVKRIERAGYETRVRRVRDLGDAELERIRRAADDWRGTDTERGFSMALGRIGDATDGDCLIATAHKADAVPGEYGDLKAILHFVPWGSDGVSLDLMRRDRSADPGMNELLIVAALQAAPRLGIARVSLNFAMFRAALARGEKIGAGPVLRAWRGLLVFLSRWFQIESLYKFNAKFQPRWEPRFVVYRASGDLPRIGFAAMQAEGFVNLGLPLPRFLRRRRTTARACAHAVAERDVRAA
- a CDS encoding alpha/beta hydrolase; this encodes MGLTGNNVLVLAVGSAVLLFVGTVWLWPRLSRRSWRAVGGRVGLLLATQLALFAAVGLAANQAFGFYASWADLFGQEDEQGVVVDHTPNGGSGGPLRVTDIRRVKETGSARPRNGGQIQKVAIVGRTTHIATSAFVYLPPEYFQPQYRARTFPAAVVLTGYPGTAQALVDKLNYPSTALDLAKDGRMQPMILVMMRPTVAPPRDTECVDVPDGPRTESFFAKDLPDAVLAHYRVGRKPGSWGVIGDSTGGYCALKLAMHHPEVYAAGAGLSPYYNAPSDPTTGDLFQGDKGLRDRANLFWYLKHMPAPDTSLLVSSSKIGEANYKDTLKFIDRVKATNRTRVSSIILESGGHNFNTWRREIPATLQWISGRLSDR
- a CDS encoding PH domain-containing protein encodes the protein MTTPGIDDAVRRKPPVTERRLHPVTPLRRAWAPVAVLIGWAVHDPDQTQRQLTRLTPTVLLIVLALFVPAAALYGFLTWWYTHFAVTEAELRIRTGLVFRRTAHIRLERIQAIDVTQPLLARVAGVAKLKLDVIGTDKKDELAFLGEREARELRAELLARAAGFAPETAHEVGEAPARELLRTPPRDLAIALVLTGATWATLAAALVVPPVLWFATHSLWTVLATGVPLLGAAGASSVGRFVGEYDWTVGESPDGLRIDHGLLDRTHETVPPGRVQTVRIVEPLLWRRRGWVRVELDVAGSSNSVLVPVAPREVAEAIVARVLPGVVVPPASALSRPPRRAGRCVPVWWRGYGLAVTDAVFASRHGLLRRSLALVPHAKVQSVRLAQGPWQRLWRLAAVHVDTGANKTVTARLRDVEEAAELLRAQAERSRTGRRDARPDRWMA